CTTCTCTTCCGATTTGGTGGGCGAGGTCATCCGCAACTTCACGCTAACGTTGTGGAACGTCTACTCGTTCTTCGTGACGTATGCGAATCTCGATAAACCCACCGTAACGACCATGCCAATCGCAACAAGCGACTTGGATCGCTGGCTGTTATCTGAATTGAATGTGCTCGTCCGCGATGTGACGGAGGCGTACGAAAAATATGATGTGACCAACGCGACGCGTCCCGTCGAGGCGTTCGTCGAGAAATTGTCCACGTGGTATCTGCGACGTTCGCGCCGCCGCTTCTGGAAATCGGAATCGGACTCCGACAAGCAAGCCGCTTACTCGACGTTGTACACGGCTCTTGTCACCCTCTCGAAGCTGGTCGCGCCCGCGATGCCTTTTCTCGCCGACGAGCTGTACCAAAACCTCGTCCGCTCTGTGGATGAGTCCGCGCCTGAGTCGGTGCATCTTGCCGAGTGGCCCCAAGTGATGCCTGAGATGATAGACGAGTCGCTGAACCATGACATGGCGACCGTGATGAAACTCGTCTCGCTCGGACATTCCGCGCGGCAGAAAGCGAATCGCAAAGTCCGTCAGCCGCTTGCCGAAGCCGCGTTCTCTGTCGGAAATGCGAACGAACGCAAAGCCGTCGAAAACTATGCCGACCTGTTCGTGGACGAGTTGAACGTGAAAAAAGTCCGCTTGCTGGACGCCTCGACTGAAGCCGTATCGCATACGGTCAAGCCGTTGCCCAAGCAATTGGGACAAAAATACGGCAACAAATTCCCCGCGCTCCAAAAGGCGATCCTTGCCTTGAATGCGGAAGAAGTTGCGAAGACGCTGATGTCTGGCGAAGCGTTGAAAGTGAGCGTTGAAGGAGTCAACTACGAAATTTTGTCTGAAGAGGTGGATGTCAAGGCGCAGGCGAAGGAAGGATTCGCGGTTGCCGAAGATGGCGCGTATGTCGCCGCGCTCGTCACCGAGTTGACTCCCGAACTCGTACAGGAAGGTCTCGCGCGCGAATTTGTGCGGCGCGTGCAAGACCTCCGCAAGAGCGCGGACTTGGACGTGGCTGACAGGATCGAACTGTTCGTCGAAGCCTCCGCAGGCTTACGGTCCGCGATCGAGGCGCACAAGGAGTACATCACCGCCGAAACGCTCACGTCGAGTCTCCAGTTTGCGAGTCCGCCCAGCGGCGCATCCAGTGTGGATGACTCGTTCGACGGCGAGACGGTCAAGGTTGGGCTGGTGAAAAAATAAGGCTTGTCGTGGAGCGGGATGTGATCCCGCTCGTTGCGGCGTTGCGGGATGGCATCCCGCACCACGAAAAATAATTTTGAAAGGCGCGTTGAAAGACGTGCCTTTTCTTTTATAATTGCGCCAAGATCGCGTTCGAGACGCAGTGCAACTGCGGTTTGAACGTATGGATGCAATCTAATTTCTTTGAGGTGACGCATGTTCGAGAGACTTCCGCTTTGGCTTCGCAAAACTTTGGCATGGAGCGTTCATTTATTCACGGCGACGGGCGCGGTGTGGGGATTCCTAACCCTGCTTGCGATCTGGGAATCGAATTTCAAACTTGCCATCGTGTACATCGTCATCGCCATGCTCGTGGACGGGTTCGACGGCATGTTGGCGCGTTTATTTCACGTGAAGGAATATGCCCAGGGCGTGGACGGCGGCTTGATGGACAACATCATTGATTATTTGAATTATGTCGTTGTCGCGGCGTTGTTGTTGATCCGCGTGGATGGTTTGATGCCCGCAGGCTTTGCGATGGCGGCGGCGATTTCGATTCTGCTCACCTCCGCGTATCAATTCACGCAGACCGACGCGAAGTCCGACAGCAACACGTACTTCTTCAAAGGCTTTCCGTCGGTGTGGAATTTTCTCGTCG
This is a stretch of genomic DNA from Candidatus Defluviilinea gracilis. It encodes these proteins:
- a CDS encoding CDP-alcohol phosphatidyltransferase family protein — translated: MFERLPLWLRKTLAWSVHLFTATGAVWGFLTLLAIWESNFKLAIVYIVIAMLVDGFDGMLARLFHVKEYAQGVDGGLMDNIIDYLNYVVVAALLLIRVDGLMPAGFAMAAAISILLTSAYQFTQTDAKSDSNTYFFKGFPSVWNFLVVYMMLLGLNPWVNLALLVLCNILVFVPVKYLYPSRNTRLRRFTLGFTYLYAGLGVWALLQYPNVPEWVAPASFVYVAYYALLSFFPKFGTPKTA